A DNA window from Gillisia sp. Hel1_33_143 contains the following coding sequences:
- the sufC gene encoding Fe-S cluster assembly ATPase SufC, with translation MLKIKNLHANIEDKEILKGINLEINPGEVHAIMGPNGSGKSTLSSVIAGKEEYEMTAGEIIFEGKDLTELDPEERAHAGVFLSFQYPVEIPGVSVTNFMKASINAHRKSKGLEDMPANEMLKLIREKSELLEIDRKFLSRSLNQGFSGGEKKRNEIFQMAMLEPKLAILDETDSGLDIDALKVVSKGVNALKSKDNAVLVITHYQRLLDYIVPDFVHVMLDGKIVKSGGKELALELEERGYDWIKQENAVS, from the coding sequence ATGCTTAAAATAAAGAATTTACACGCAAACATAGAGGATAAGGAAATCCTTAAAGGAATTAATCTTGAAATAAATCCAGGAGAGGTACACGCTATCATGGGTCCTAACGGATCTGGAAAAAGTACGTTATCTTCTGTTATTGCAGGAAAGGAAGAATATGAGATGACAGCTGGAGAGATTATTTTTGAAGGTAAAGACCTTACAGAATTAGATCCTGAAGAAAGAGCACATGCTGGTGTCTTCTTATCTTTTCAATATCCTGTAGAGATTCCTGGAGTTTCTGTAACCAACTTTATGAAAGCCTCTATTAACGCCCACAGAAAATCTAAAGGATTAGAAGACATGCCGGCTAATGAGATGTTGAAACTAATTCGTGAGAAATCTGAATTATTAGAGATAGACAGAAAGTTTTTATCTCGTTCTCTAAACCAAGGATTCTCAGGTGGTGAAAAGAAGAGAAATGAGATCTTTCAAATGGCTATGCTAGAGCCTAAATTGGCCATTTTAGATGAAACAGATTCTGGTTTGGATATAGATGCTTTGAAAGTGGTTTCTAAAGGTGTAAATGCTTTGAAAAGTAAAGACAACGCGGTATTAGTGATCACGCACTACCAACGTTTGTTAGACTACATAGTTCCAGATTTTGTACATGTTATGCTGGATGGTAAGATTGTAAAATCTGGTGGAAAAGAACTTGCTTTAGAGCTAGAGGAAAGAGGATATGACTGGATTAAACAAGAGAATGCAGTTTCTTAA
- the sufB gene encoding Fe-S cluster assembly protein SufB encodes MAYTEDDLKKELETKEYEYGFYTDFKSDTFPIGLNEDIVRAISKKKEEPEWMTNWRLEAFRIWEEMTEPEWANVHYQKPDFQAISYYSSPTSVDPNKTLDDVDPDLLAMYKKLGISVDEQKKMNNIAMDIVVDSVSVATTFKKTLAEKGIIFMSISEAIKEYPELVKKYLGTVVPQKDNFYAALNSAVFSDGSFCYIPKGVKCPMELSTYFRINQAGTGQFERTLLVADEDSYVSYLEGCTAPTRDENQLHAAVVELIALDGAEIKYSTVQNWYPGSKEGKGGVYNFVTKRGLCEKNAKISWTQVETGSAVTWKYPSCILKGDNSIGEFYSIAVTNNYQQADTGTKMIHLGKNTKSTIISKGISAGKSQNSYRGLVQINSRAENARNFSQCDSLLMGNKCGAHTFPYIEVKNKSAKVEHEATTSKIGEDQIFYCNQRGIDTEKAIALIVNGFSKEVLNKLPMEFAVEAQKLLEISLEGSVG; translated from the coding sequence ATGGCATATACTGAAGACGATTTAAAGAAGGAGCTCGAGACAAAAGAGTATGAGTATGGATTTTATACCGATTTCAAATCTGATACTTTTCCTATTGGTTTGAACGAAGATATTGTTCGCGCAATTTCTAAGAAAAAAGAGGAGCCGGAATGGATGACCAACTGGAGACTAGAGGCTTTTCGCATTTGGGAAGAGATGACAGAACCGGAATGGGCTAATGTACATTACCAAAAACCAGATTTTCAAGCGATCTCTTATTATTCATCTCCAACATCTGTAGACCCTAATAAGACCTTAGATGATGTAGATCCTGATCTTTTAGCGATGTACAAAAAATTAGGGATCTCTGTAGATGAGCAAAAGAAGATGAATAATATTGCAATGGATATTGTAGTAGATTCTGTATCTGTTGCTACTACCTTCAAAAAAACATTGGCAGAAAAGGGAATCATATTTATGAGTATCTCTGAAGCAATAAAAGAATACCCTGAACTTGTGAAGAAATATCTTGGAACTGTGGTTCCTCAGAAAGATAATTTTTATGCAGCACTAAATTCGGCAGTATTTAGTGATGGTTCTTTTTGCTACATTCCTAAAGGAGTAAAGTGCCCAATGGAACTTTCTACTTATTTTAGGATCAATCAGGCAGGAACCGGTCAGTTTGAAAGAACTTTATTGGTTGCCGATGAAGATAGCTATGTAAGTTATTTAGAAGGATGTACTGCTCCAACAAGAGATGAAAATCAATTACACGCTGCAGTTGTAGAACTTATTGCTTTAGATGGAGCAGAAATTAAGTATTCTACAGTTCAAAACTGGTATCCTGGAAGTAAAGAAGGAAAAGGTGGGGTTTATAACTTTGTGACTAAACGTGGTCTTTGTGAGAAAAACGCTAAGATCTCATGGACGCAGGTTGAAACCGGTTCTGCTGTAACCTGGAAATATCCATCTTGTATCTTAAAAGGAGATAATTCTATAGGAGAGTTCTACTCTATTGCCGTTACTAATAATTATCAGCAAGCGGATACAGGAACAAAAATGATCCACCTTGGTAAGAATACTAAGAGTACCATTATTTCTAAAGGGATTTCTGCAGGAAAATCTCAGAATTCTTACAGAGGATTAGTTCAGATAAACAGTAGAGCAGAGAACGCTCGAAATTTCTCTCAATGTGATTCATTATTGATGGGGAATAAATGTGGAGCGCATACTTTTCCATATATAGAAGTTAAAAATAAATCTGCTAAGGTGGAGCATGAAGCTACTACCAGTAAGATTGGTGAAGACCAAATCTTTTATTGTAACCAGCGCGGTATAGATACTGAAAAGGCAATTGCCTTGATCGTAAATGGTTTTAGTAAAGAAGTATTAAATAAACTTCCTATGGAATTTGCCGTAGAAGCTCAAAAATTGTTAGAGATCTCTTTAGAGGGTTCTGTAGGATAA
- a CDS encoding HesB/IscA family protein produces the protein MIKVSEDAKKRIALLMSDEGYNASTDFVRVGVKSGGCSGLSYELKFDKSQADNDKLFEDNEVKIVVDKKSVLYLAGTILEYSGGLNGKGFVFNNPNAQRTCGCGESFSL, from the coding sequence ATGATAAAGGTAAGCGAAGACGCAAAAAAAAGGATTGCATTGCTCATGTCTGATGAAGGCTATAATGCTTCTACAGATTTTGTGCGTGTAGGTGTGAAAAGTGGCGGATGCTCTGGATTGTCCTATGAATTGAAATTTGATAAATCTCAAGCAGATAACGATAAATTATTTGAAGACAACGAAGTAAAGATCGTTGTAGATAAAAAAAGTGTATTGTATTTAGCCGGAACTATTTTGGAATATTCTGGAGGATTAAACGGAAAAGGATTTGTTTTTAACAATCCAAACGCACAACGTACCTGTGGATGCGGTGAAAGTTTTTCACTATAA
- the thiL gene encoding thiamine-phosphate kinase: MLEDSHQSKTNLSELGEFGLIDLLTKNLAPKLASTIRSIGDDAAVMDFKDKQTLVTTDLLVEGVHFDLAYMPLKHLGYKAVMVNLSDVYAMNGIASQITVGIACSNRFPVEALEELYAGIELAAKIYNIDVVGGDTTSSTKGLLISITAIGSAAKEDVVYRDGAKPNDLLVVTGDLGAAYMGLQILEREKEVFKVNPNSQPDLDAYTYLIERQLKPEARRDISGLLKGLEVKPTSMIDISDGLSSEIIHLCKNSKVGVNLFEDKIPLDPAVIAACEEFEIDSTTIALSGGEDYELLFTVAQEDFEKIKGNPNFSIIGHMTEEREGMHLITRGNTKIPLIAKGWNALEREDEA, from the coding sequence ATGTTAGAAGATAGTCACCAAAGCAAAACAAACCTTTCAGAATTAGGCGAATTTGGTCTAATAGACCTCTTAACCAAAAATCTGGCTCCCAAGTTGGCATCTACCATTAGATCTATAGGAGATGATGCTGCAGTAATGGATTTTAAAGACAAACAAACCTTGGTAACTACAGATCTTCTTGTAGAAGGAGTCCATTTTGATCTTGCTTATATGCCTCTAAAACACTTAGGGTACAAAGCGGTAATGGTTAATTTATCTGATGTGTATGCAATGAATGGAATTGCGTCCCAAATTACTGTGGGAATTGCCTGTTCCAATCGTTTTCCTGTAGAGGCTTTAGAAGAATTATATGCAGGAATAGAGCTGGCGGCTAAAATATATAATATAGATGTGGTTGGAGGAGATACTACTTCTTCTACCAAGGGACTTTTAATTAGCATTACTGCTATTGGGAGTGCGGCTAAGGAAGATGTAGTGTATAGAGATGGTGCAAAACCCAATGATCTTCTAGTGGTAACCGGAGATCTTGGTGCAGCATATATGGGATTGCAGATCTTGGAGCGTGAGAAGGAAGTTTTTAAGGTAAATCCAAATTCTCAGCCAGACCTAGATGCATATACCTATTTAATTGAAAGACAGTTGAAACCGGAAGCGCGTAGAGATATTTCTGGATTGTTGAAAGGCTTGGAAGTGAAGCCTACATCTATGATAGATATAAGTGATGGTCTATCTTCTGAAATTATTCATCTATGTAAGAACTCTAAAGTAGGAGTAAACCTATTTGAAGATAAAATTCCATTAGATCCCGCTGTGATTGCAGCGTGTGAAGAATTTGAAATAGATAGTACCACAATAGCTCTTAGCGGTGGAGAAGATTACGAATTACTGTTTACAGTTGCTCAAGAGGATTTTGAAAAAATTAAAGGCAATCCAAATTTTAGCATCATCGGCCACATGACAGAGGAGAGGGAAGGTATGCACTTAATAACTCGAGGCAATACTAAGATCCCTTTAATAGCTAAAGGTTGGAACGCGTTAGAAAGAGAAGACGAAGCCTAA
- a CDS encoding alpha/beta fold hydrolase, whose translation MTLNYRNTQLYYTSKGIGNPIVFLHGFLESSNMWESFIPSLSEKRQVICIDLPGHGRSGNLEKVHSMELMAEAVHYILSYLKVSRSTLVGHSMGGYVSLAYAEKYPSEISGLVLMNSTPDEDSEERKETRDRAASLVERNKAAFINMAISNLISEENSLKFKNELDELKKEALKFSTTGIIAAIKGMKIRTNRLEILTNLKIPKYLIAGKNDPILDYHSIKEIANHCKSELLSLNDGHLSYLENRDEIKSFLHLID comes from the coding sequence ATGACGCTAAACTACAGAAATACGCAGTTATATTATACCTCCAAAGGTATTGGAAATCCAATAGTTTTCTTACATGGATTTTTAGAAAGCAGCAATATGTGGGAATCTTTCATTCCTTCCCTTTCAGAAAAAAGACAGGTAATATGCATTGACCTACCGGGTCACGGGCGGTCGGGAAATTTAGAGAAAGTGCATAGTATGGAATTAATGGCGGAGGCCGTTCATTATATCCTTTCTTATTTAAAAGTTAGTAGATCAACATTAGTAGGACACTCTATGGGTGGATATGTAAGCTTAGCTTATGCGGAAAAGTATCCTTCAGAAATTTCTGGCTTGGTTCTTATGAATTCTACTCCAGATGAAGATTCTGAAGAACGAAAGGAAACTAGAGACAGAGCAGCGTCTTTGGTTGAGCGAAATAAAGCAGCCTTTATAAACATGGCAATTTCTAATTTGATATCAGAAGAAAATAGCTTGAAGTTCAAGAATGAATTAGATGAGCTGAAAAAAGAGGCTCTAAAGTTTTCTACCACAGGAATTATAGCCGCAATAAAAGGGATGAAAATTCGTACAAATAGATTAGAGATCTTAACGAATCTAAAAATTCCAAAATATCTTATAGCAGGTAAAAATGACCCAATATTAGATTATCATAGCATAAAAGAGATCGCTAATCATTGTAAGAGCGAACTCTTGAGTTTAAATGACGGTCACTTGTCTTATTTAGAAAATAGGGATGAGATAAAAAGTTTTCTGCACTTAATCGATTAA
- the brnQ gene encoding branched-chain amino acid transport system II carrier protein, translated as MKFTKETFIVGFALFALFFGAGNLILPPYLGFFAGREWYLVALGFVISGIGIPLLGILAHARLQGSMFNFANKISPVFSVIFCILVYMIAVAIPAPRTAAVTHEIAIAPFFDITPLTTSIVYYFLVFIFVIKRSTVVNNMGKFLTPAILLLLLIIIFSGFFSEYLPMDEPVTEMPILSGFFEGYQTFDAIAALVVGGVIIISVKLKGFTSPSEIRTIITTSAFLAALGLLFVYGGLIYNGAMVNSEFPDTITRTELLSGISLLNLGSLAQIALAILVALACFTTAVGIVTGTADFLTERIGKPIVYPVTVVLACLMGIVIGALSVNAIIEFALPVLLLIYPVTIVLIILNVLPEHWRTRLIMTTTVVATIIFSLPDAFKYLISPESFDNVKRLIPLADYGLGWVIPALLVFLAALLYQNFIQKKSEISA; from the coding sequence ATGAAATTTACCAAAGAAACCTTTATTGTAGGATTTGCTTTATTTGCCTTATTTTTTGGAGCCGGTAATTTAATACTACCCCCATATTTAGGCTTTTTTGCCGGGAGAGAATGGTATTTGGTAGCATTAGGATTTGTGATCTCTGGGATAGGAATTCCGTTATTGGGAATCTTAGCCCATGCAAGATTACAGGGAAGTATGTTTAATTTTGCAAATAAGATATCTCCTGTATTTAGTGTTATCTTCTGCATATTGGTATATATGATAGCGGTTGCAATTCCTGCTCCAAGAACGGCGGCTGTAACGCACGAAATTGCGATTGCTCCTTTTTTTGATATCACTCCATTAACAACAAGTATTGTATATTATTTTTTGGTGTTCATATTCGTGATCAAAAGATCTACAGTTGTGAATAACATGGGGAAATTCTTAACCCCTGCAATCTTGTTATTATTATTGATAATCATTTTCTCCGGATTCTTTTCAGAATATTTGCCCATGGATGAACCGGTAACAGAAATGCCTATACTTTCAGGTTTTTTTGAAGGATATCAAACTTTTGATGCCATTGCTGCTTTGGTAGTTGGAGGGGTAATCATTATCTCTGTTAAGCTGAAAGGATTTACAAGCCCTTCAGAAATTAGAACTATTATTACCACTTCTGCTTTCTTAGCTGCTCTCGGATTGCTATTTGTCTATGGCGGATTAATTTATAACGGCGCCATGGTAAATTCAGAATTTCCGGATACCATTACTAGAACCGAATTACTTTCAGGAATAAGCCTTTTAAATTTAGGAAGTTTAGCTCAAATTGCACTAGCTATTCTAGTAGCATTAGCTTGCTTTACAACCGCAGTAGGCATAGTAACAGGAACTGCAGATTTTCTAACTGAAAGAATAGGTAAGCCAATTGTTTATCCTGTTACGGTGGTATTAGCCTGTTTAATGGGGATAGTTATAGGTGCATTATCTGTTAATGCCATAATAGAATTTGCTTTGCCGGTACTTTTGCTTATCTATCCTGTTACCATTGTTTTAATTATTTTGAACGTGCTTCCGGAGCATTGGAGAACCCGATTAATAATGACTACAACTGTAGTTGCAACTATCATCTTCAGTTTGCCGGATGCCTTTAAATATTTGATATCTCCAGAATCTTTCGATAATGTAAAGCGTTTAATTCCACTTGCAGATTATGGATTGGGATGGGTAATTCCTGCGCTACTAGTATTTCTTGCAGCATTATTATATCAGAATTTTATTCAAAAGAAATCTGAAATTAGCGCATAA
- a CDS encoding aminopeptidase P family protein translates to MKYDQIDRKLFIKNRKNFMARMKPNSLAVFNSNDIYPIGADSTMPFQQARDIFYLSGVDQDKSILVLFPDALLEKHREILFLTETNDHIAVWEGEKLTKEKALETSGIKTVYWLKDFDKVFFEVMTQCETVYFNTNEHYRANVETETREARFVEWCKKKYPAHQVAKSNPILQRLRSVKDQIELDLMQKACDITEKAFRRTLNFVKPGTWEYQIEAEYMHEFLNNRSNGFAYTPIIASGNNANVLHYIENNQQCKAGDLILLDTGAEYANYASDMSRTIPVSGKFSKRQKEVYNAVNRVKNEAQKMLVPGTMWAEYHVEVGKLMTSELIGLGLLDKADVKNEDPDWPAYKKYFMHGTSHHIGLDTHDYGILTEPMEANQVFTVEPGIYIPAEGFGIRLEDDLVIQPKGEPFNLMRNIPIEADEIEDIMNS, encoded by the coding sequence ATGAAATACGACCAAATAGATCGAAAACTTTTTATTAAGAACAGAAAGAACTTTATGGCTAGAATGAAGCCTAATAGTTTAGCGGTCTTCAATTCTAATGATATTTACCCAATTGGTGCAGATAGCACTATGCCATTTCAACAAGCGCGAGATATATTTTATTTGAGCGGTGTAGACCAAGATAAAAGTATCTTAGTGCTATTCCCAGACGCTCTCTTGGAGAAACACAGAGAGATCTTATTCCTAACAGAAACCAATGATCATATTGCTGTTTGGGAAGGTGAAAAGTTAACCAAAGAAAAAGCGTTGGAAACTAGCGGGATAAAAACTGTATACTGGCTTAAAGATTTTGACAAAGTTTTCTTTGAGGTGATGACGCAATGTGAGACCGTATATTTCAATACCAATGAACATTATCGTGCAAATGTTGAAACCGAAACTCGAGAAGCTCGATTTGTAGAATGGTGCAAGAAGAAATATCCTGCACACCAGGTTGCGAAGAGCAATCCAATATTACAAAGATTGCGTTCTGTAAAAGATCAGATAGAATTAGATCTTATGCAAAAGGCATGTGATATAACCGAAAAAGCTTTCCGGAGAACTTTAAATTTTGTGAAACCCGGAACTTGGGAATATCAGATCGAGGCGGAGTATATGCACGAATTTTTAAATAATAGATCTAATGGATTTGCATACACTCCAATTATAGCAAGCGGAAACAATGCGAACGTGCTTCACTATATAGAGAACAATCAGCAATGTAAAGCGGGAGATCTTATACTTTTAGATACCGGAGCAGAATATGCAAATTACGCTAGCGATATGTCTAGAACAATTCCTGTTTCCGGGAAATTCTCTAAAAGACAGAAAGAAGTTTATAACGCGGTGAATAGAGTAAAGAATGAAGCTCAAAAAATGTTAGTTCCTGGAACTATGTGGGCAGAATACCATGTGGAAGTGGGAAAATTAATGACCTCTGAACTTATTGGCTTAGGGTTGTTGGATAAAGCCGATGTTAAAAATGAAGATCCAGATTGGCCAGCCTATAAAAAGTATTTCATGCACGGTACGTCTCACCATATTGGTTTGGACACGCATGATTATGGAATTTTGACAGAACCTATGGAGGCGAATCAAGTTTTTACGGTAGAGCCTGGAATTTATATTCCTGCAGAAGGATTTGGAATTAGATTGGAAGACGACTTGGTAATTCAGCCAAAAGGAGAACCTTTCAACTTAATGCGCAATATTCCTATTGAAGCAGACGAGATAGAAGATATTATGAATTCTTAG
- a CDS encoding chaperone modulator CbpM, whose translation MNLEELVATEDLCTKYSVEGTFIRSLNDSGLLEIITVEKTEYVHCDNISDFEKLRRMHYDLHINIEGLEAVENLLNQVKKLQKSNLQLRNRLNLYE comes from the coding sequence ATGAATTTAGAAGAATTAGTAGCCACAGAAGACTTATGCACCAAATACAGCGTAGAAGGCACTTTTATTAGGAGCTTGAATGATAGCGGATTGCTAGAAATTATAACTGTTGAAAAGACAGAATATGTGCATTGCGATAATATCTCCGATTTTGAAAAATTGCGTAGAATGCATTATGATCTTCATATAAACATAGAAGGCTTGGAGGCTGTAGAGAACTTACTTAATCAGGTTAAAAAACTTCAAAAATCTAATCTTCAGCTTAGAAATAGATTGAATTTATATGAATAA
- a CDS encoding DnaJ C-terminal domain-containing protein translates to MDFIDYYKILELDKSATQADIKKAYRKLARKFHPDLNPNDKTAQAKFQQINEANEVLSDPENRKKYDEYGKDWKHADQFEQAKQQRSQGGGGFGGFGGGQQQYSGNFDDDRFSDFFEEMFGGRAGAGGTGRGRTTHFKGQDFNAELQLNLKDIYTSQKQTITVNGKNIRLTIPAGVENGQTIKIKGHGGPGVQGGPKGDLLITFNIRNNTNFKREKENLYATVDLDFYTALLGGEITVDTFTGKVKLTVKPETQSGTKVKLKGKGFPKYKKEAQFGDLYITYQIKMPSDLSAKEKELFQELQKLRS, encoded by the coding sequence ATGGATTTTATAGACTATTACAAAATTCTCGAACTTGATAAATCTGCCACCCAAGCAGACATCAAAAAAGCATATAGAAAATTAGCACGCAAATTTCATCCAGACCTGAATCCGAATGATAAGACCGCTCAGGCAAAATTTCAGCAAATCAATGAAGCAAATGAAGTTTTGAGCGACCCGGAGAACAGAAAGAAATATGATGAATATGGGAAAGACTGGAAACATGCAGACCAATTTGAACAAGCTAAGCAGCAACGTTCTCAAGGTGGAGGCGGTTTTGGTGGATTTGGCGGAGGCCAGCAACAATACTCCGGAAATTTTGATGATGATAGATTTTCAGATTTCTTTGAAGAAATGTTCGGCGGAAGAGCTGGCGCAGGAGGTACAGGAAGAGGTAGAACCACTCATTTTAAAGGACAGGATTTTAACGCAGAACTTCAGCTTAATTTAAAAGATATCTATACCAGCCAAAAACAAACCATCACTGTTAATGGTAAAAATATTAGGTTAACTATCCCTGCCGGGGTAGAAAATGGACAAACAATAAAAATTAAAGGTCATGGAGGCCCAGGAGTTCAGGGAGGACCTAAAGGAGATCTTTTAATAACGTTCAATATTCGAAACAACACCAATTTTAAAAGAGAGAAAGAGAATTTATACGCAACGGTAGACCTAGATTTCTATACAGCATTATTGGGAGGAGAAATTACTGTTGATACATTTACCGGTAAAGTAAAATTAACAGTAAAACCTGAAACCCAATCTGGCACCAAGGTTAAGTTAAAAGGAAAAGGTTTTCCTAAATACAAGAAAGAAGCACAATTTGGAGACTTGTATATTACCTACCAAATTAAAATGCCTTCCGATCTTTCAGCTAAAGAAAAAGAACTATTTCAAGAACTTCAAAAATTACGATCATGA
- a CDS encoding succinate dehydrogenase cytochrome b subunit translates to MGGLLKSSVAKKFAMALSGLFLVLFLAQHFTINLTSVISPDVFNELSHFMGTNFLVQALLQPVLIFGVCFHFIMGFVLEIQNRKARSINYVRYNGSANSSWMSRNMIWSGAVVLAFLGLHFYDFWVPELVHKYVESNPEDATRYYGELVEKFHSPVRTGLYVLSFIFLMLHLLHGFSSSFQSVGFNNKYSKGLRGFTVAYAIVIPLGFIFIALFHHFNNV, encoded by the coding sequence ATGGGTGGATTACTAAAATCTTCAGTAGCGAAAAAGTTTGCTATGGCCTTATCGGGACTTTTTCTAGTTCTATTTTTAGCTCAGCATTTCACGATTAACTTAACTTCGGTGATAAGTCCGGATGTTTTTAATGAGCTTTCTCATTTTATGGGAACCAACTTTTTAGTACAGGCGCTATTGCAGCCGGTATTAATATTTGGAGTTTGTTTTCACTTTATAATGGGATTTGTATTAGAGATCCAAAACAGAAAGGCGAGAAGTATAAACTACGTACGTTATAATGGAAGTGCTAACTCTAGCTGGATGTCTAGAAACATGATCTGGTCTGGGGCGGTGGTATTAGCTTTCTTAGGACTTCACTTTTATGATTTTTGGGTACCAGAATTAGTTCACAAATATGTAGAATCTAATCCTGAAGATGCAACAAGATATTATGGAGAATTGGTAGAAAAGTTTCATAGTCCGGTTAGAACAGGACTTTATGTGTTGTCATTCATCTTTTTAATGCTTCACTTATTACACGGTTTCTCATCTTCTTTCCAATCTGTTGGTTTCAACAATAAATATTCTAAAGGATTAAGAGGCTTTACTGTAGCATACGCTATAGTTATTCCGTTAGGCTTTATTTTTATAGCACTTTTCCATCATTTTAATAACGTTTAA